A region of the Litchfieldia alkalitelluris genome:
CGAACATCAAGGTCGATATGGCTATCGACGTATCACACTGGAATTACGTAATCGGGGTCATGTAATTAATCACAAAACAGTCCTTCGCTTAATGAATGAGATGGGTTTAAAATGCTTAGTTCGCATGAAAAAATACCGTTCATATCGTGGAAAAGTGGGTGAAGTCGCACCGAATATACTAGAGCGAGATTTCCAAGCTACGAAGCCAAATGAGAAGTGGGTTACAGATGTGACAGAATTCCATTTGTTTGGCGAGAAACTTTATCTTTCACCTATTCTGGACCTTTACAACGGTGAAATTATTGCTTATAACCTAGAGAAACGTCCAGTATACACACTTGTATCTAAAATGTTAGATACGGCCATACAACAATTAGACGACCATGATTGCCCTATCCTTCACTCTGATCAAGGCTGGCATTATCAGATGAAGAAGTTTCGACACACCTTACAGAAGAATGGAATTACCCAAAGTATGTCTCGCAAGGGCAATTGTTTAGATAATGCAGTAATGGAGAACTTTTTTGGATTATTAAAGAGCGAATTACTTTATTTAAGAGAATTTGAGAGTATGGATCATTTCAAACTAGAATTAGAGAAATATATTTACTATTATAATCACAAACGGATTAAGCAAAAATTAAAAGGTATGAGTCCGATTCAATATCGAACTCATACCCAGCAAGCTGCTTAATAGCTTGTGTCTAACATTTTGGGTTCAGTTCAGAACCGTCCCCATGCTTCATTATCGATATCTCTTCGTTTTATAGGGATAGTTGCAGCCACAGGAACCACACGAGCATTTGATCCATCTACAAGAGCGACAAATTAAGTCGTGTGTTGAATTTAAATATGTATGACAGTAATTTTATCTACATGCTTAAGTGTAACAGCATTAACTGCAAGTCCTACAAAAAAACCAATCATCATATCAACCTTTCAAACTAAATTACCTACGTTATATCAAATTAAATACCCCTCTTTATTTTAACAAAGCCGTTCTTTTATTGAAAAATAAATTAAAGTAACGTACCTCTTTTTTGTTTCCCATTCTATCCAAGAAGTAACTCTGCTATGTGAAAAGCTATTTTAATAGAGATTGTTACTATTTAAAAAAATACGGGATTAATTTCCTCTTTATGGTAATATGAAAACATAAATGTTTCCTAGTAAATGAGGTGTATTAATGATCCTTGAGATATTTACAAATGTAGGTATGTCAATGGTTATGTTCCTTCGTGGTAAACCAAATGATGAAAAAGTTAACCGTAACATGGAAATGCTAAAAGGGGCAGAGTGGTTTAAACAAATCTATTCAAAGAATGAAGAATTGTTAGAGGCTGATGAACATTTGCGGTACATCGTTGGATGGGCGAAAGTTGAGAAAATATTAAAAAGTGAGAAGAGAACTGACAAATTAAGGGAACAAATCCTAGAAGCCATAAACGAGAGATAGCTATGAGACTATCATTTACACGATGATGTTGTTCATGGGATAAAGGAACCCATCCGTTGTGCTTCAATGAAATGGTTGTTTTACGCCTCAGGTGGTGTGTCAGATAGGGGAGCTAGATGCTTCGCGTGGTGGAGCTTACAAATTATCAAATTAGAAAAAGAAGCACGAGAACCTTCCCCATGCGTCCCCATGCTTCGTCAAGGAGGAATCTTTCATGCAGCTATTAAACAAGGTAGAAGTGAATTCAAGTAAGGGAAAGTATCTCTTGTATCAATTTCGTGATGGAAATGCGATGCCGAAGTTAGTGATCAATCAAGTAACTGATGGAGTTGAAGTTCCTGTTCCCAATATGTATAGGGAGCTGAAACGTCTAAATCAAGAGTTTTCTTTACACATAGATTATGAACCGAACCACCGCATCAAATTAAATACACGAGAGTTCGGGAATGAATTTATGACTAGATTTAAGGGTTAATTAACAAAAAAAGAGGGATACATATGCACACAGAGACAACAAGATTAATAGAAATCGAGTGGAAAGGACCGTACTTATTGAGCGAAATAGCCCAGATCAAGGATTCAGAAATTGATTATGGCTTATATCAAATCTATGGTAGACATCCTGTTTATGGGAGTAATGTGCTGCTCTATATCGGCAAAGCAGATAGACAAACAATCGGGAAGAGAGTGTCCCAAGAGGCTTGGGATGATACGAATGATTCCAGCTCTATTAAAATCTATGTAGGTCGTCTAATTGGCTCGAATACACCTGAGGAAATCGTTTGGTCTGAAGAGATAGACTTGGCTGAACGTATGTTGATTAATGTTCATAAGCCTGCCTACAACTCAAAGAGCATTGCTAGATTGCCTGATGCTGAGTTGCAGAATGTTCATATTTTGAATTGGGGAGATCACTGTAGCTTGCTTCCTGAGGTTTCAGGATTCCGATGGACGTCGAAGTTGTATGATGTGGAGTATGATTACTACCGGTATAAATAGAGGTGAAAGTTATATGAGTATAAATGAGAAACTAGCAGATTTATATAGCAAGTGGACTACTTCTGATCATTTTGTATCAGGTGGCGTTGTGGATGAGGAGAAGTATCATTCTAGCAAGGTTAAAGTTCTTATGTTATTAAAAGAAGTAAATGACCCTTATCAGACCGAAAATTGGTCACTAGTTGATCTAATACAAGACCAAATACAGTTAAAAAGGAACTTCCCTGTGTGGAAAAGGGCTGGAGAATGGAATTATGGTTTGCAACATAACTGGCCATATTATGTCGAGGCTTCACAAAATTTTGCTGAAGGTTTAAGCTCTATAGCCACGACCAATCTCAAAAAATCGGGTGGCACTGGTGAAAGTAATATGGAAGACATAATGACACATGCGAAAGAGCAGCTAGATTTATGGACGCAAGAAATTGAGATTATGAAGCCTGATCTTGTTATTTGTGGTGGAACTTATTCGATTGTGGCTGAATTATTAGCTTTGCAAAACCAGGTATCTCCAGCCGGAACAAATTACGGTAAGGCGTTAAATACCACGTTCATTGACTTTTATCACCCTGCATATCGAATCAGCCCCAAAGTCTTATATGCGTATTTTAAAGAAACTATACATAGTATCGTATAAAGTCGCAAGAGTATTCATCTGAAAATAGATGGGTGCTCTTTTTTTTGCTGTCCCATGGACTAGAGCTAATAGTGAAATGGAAGCGCGAGAACCGTCCCCTTGCTCCCCCAAAAAGAGTTAGTTACTCTTGTCCCTTTTTCCCATCTTCCCTCTATAACTAGTGTGAAGGGAGGTGAAACACATGGCAACACAAGTTATCACAGGTACGTCATTACGTTTAATTTTTGAAGCGGGTGTCGATCAATTTGGTGAAATGAAGTACAAATCAAAGAACTATAACAACATCAAAACGAGTGCAACACCTGACGCGCTATTTGCAACAGCGAATGCTCTTTTAGGGCTTCAAAGTTTAAAGAATGCGGGAATTCGTCGATTTGACACGAACGACATTTTTTAATGAGTAGGTGAACTTAATAATCTAAGAAAGGAGGAGAGAGAATGGCTAAAACGTTGGAAATGAGCTTTAGTACGGTAGATGGTAAGACAGCCAAGATGTCAATTGATAACCCAATTGAGCCGGTTGATGTAGTTGCTTTGGCGGCTGCGATGGACGCGATTGTTGCTGCTAATGTGTTTATTACGTCTGGTGGCGACCTTGTTGGGAAGTTGGGTGCTCGAGTGATTGAGCGTAATGTAGAAGATGTTATTATAGGCTAATTAGCTGAAAGTCCCTTTCTATTTAAGAAAGGGACTTCACCTTTATTTTGTTAAGTGGAATAAGGAAGCGTAAGAACCGTCCCCATGCTCCCAAATAGCTATAAATTGGTCTTTGATTAAAAAGATAGTTATTTTGCTAAAAAACAGTTGTTCAGTCAAATTATTATTCCTATACTTTTAGTAACAAATACTTCTAGGGGAGTTGAAGTGATGAAAATTGAACAACTATGGGAAGAGGCAGTAAATTTAGCAGAAAAAAGTGAATCGATTACTACCTTAAAAGAAAAGGCCACCGCCAAGGTAGTAGAAGTGAATCCAAACTCAATAAAGCTAATGCTAACTAAAGGAAAGTCTATAGAACTTGAGAAGAAACATTTCGAAAAAGCTTTAGAAGTTCTGAATGAGAAAGGGAGGGTTAGACAACATTTTGTTAAAAATCCAAAGGTCGAGCGATACGTTCTTGGTCTAATGATGATGCTTCCCGCCTTTAGAAAAGAGGAGCAATTTGAAGCGGAAACCTGTGAGTATAAAAAATTTATTGTTTATAAATAAGAAGTGTAGGAAAAGGCTTTAAATTGGTCTTCTATTTCTAAGATCGAAGAGTAATTATAGGTGGAATAAAGTGGTAACGAAGTATACTTAAATTTAATTCGTCTAGGTCGAGTTGATATCGAAAACAAGATGAATTAGTTTAAGAGTGTCTTTAGGACTCTTTTTGTTATGCGTTGGTGTAAAGTCTGCATTAGTGTGATTGAAAAATATATATAAATACTAGATGCAACATCACCTTAGATATATTCGGGTATTGTTTGAGGTCCATTCCTGTAACTGAGAAATGGACCTTTACTCCTCCAGTGGGCCAACAGGCCTACAGGTACTTAGCTATTTCAATCAGATTGAAGCTCGAACCACACCTATGCTTCCTCTTTCGGATCATGTCCATAGTTATTGTATCCATGTTCACCTTCAATAATCATGAAGATCAACAAGATAATCGCCCCAATAATTGGGATGAAGCTTATGAAGAACCACCAGCCGCTTTTGCCTGTGTCATGCAGCCTTCGAACGGTAACTGCTATCGAAGGTAACAGGATGAATAGCGAATATAGTCCGGTAAATATCCCAGGTAACCCCATAATACCTTCAATCATGACGAGACCAAGCGAGATGAGGAAATTCATCAAGTAGAACATCCAATATTCCATTCGCCTTGCTCTTCCGTCAAAATTCACATAATTTTGTATAACCTTAACATACCATTGCATATTATCACCTCTAATACCTATTTCTATATACTTAATAACCCAAGTATGCAGATTGAAACATCACGAAGCGGGAAAAATAAAGTTTAAGACCAGAGCTTTGGCGTCCCGACTGTTAATAAAACAATAGTGCCAGTTAGAACGGCTAGTTGCGCTTTTGAATCTAACTTGTGGAAGATCTTAATAAACATGTAAGCACCTCACTTCTTAATAAAGTGGTGTTCTTCTATGTAGTACGTGTTAGGGATCGAAAAAGATTCACTAAATTCAAATTTGGGCGAATGCTTGGTAAGTAGGGGTTTCTTGAGAAAAAGAAGCACGAGAACCGTCCCAGCGCTCCGCAGAGGCAAACGGAAGCACGAGAACCGTCCCCCTGCTCCCGAGTATTTTTACGTTAAAGTGAGTAATACTAAGAAAAAATTAAGGGACGATGGTGTTTTGAGTACTTTTGAAAAAATGGATGCGTTGGCAAGGCAAAATACGGAGTTGGTTGAGAAGGTTATTGTTATTTGGAAAGATGAGGTTGTGTTTTCGTGGCGGTGGTGGTTTGGTGTTGCTATTTCTGTACTAGCATGGGTGAGTTGGTGGGTGGTACATAAGAAAGAAAGTAGGTATCGCCTGCTAACCGCTGGATTTTTCGTGATGTTAATTTCCTTAGTGCTTGATTCGATGGGAGTTCAGTTGGGCTTGTGGTCGTATCGATATGAGGTCACACCCTTTATGCCTGCTTATTTGCCATATGATTTGGCATTAATGCCTGTTACCATCATGATTCTTATTCAGGTTAAACCAAGAAGTTCTCCTGTGGTAAAAGGAATCATTTTTGCGGCTTTGTCTTCTGTTATCGGGGAACCGGGGATTGTTTGGCTTGATTTATATAAACCGATTCACTGGAAAATATATTATTCATTACCGATTTATTTTATCATCTATCTGATTGCCCATTGGTTAACGTCAAGGCAACAATATGAAAAGCTTTAAAGCTGATTTACTGTAGTTTACCCAACTTCCAGTAAGTTATAGCATAGTAAAAGGTGTTGGTGAGCATTCTATAATCGAGTCCTTTTAATCTAAGTGAGGAGGCTTATCAGATGACACAACAACCAGAACGTCAACTGTTATTACCAGAGGTAGCTGAATCTGTTCTTGGCACACAAAAAGCCGTGGATCTTGCGCAAACAGGAATGTTTGAGTTTGCGACTGAACATGCGATTGAAGAAATTCTTGAGCAAACACAGCCCATGAATTACAAACCAACGCAGAATAATCAAAGTATCCAACAACAAGAACAGCAGAAATTGCAAAAATTACAGCAAGATGTATCAAATGCATTTCAACAGCTTCAAATCGAAAGTAAGCAGCTTCTTCAAGCACAACAACAGGTTCAAACTGAGACTCAACATCTTCAACAAGCACAAAAACAACTGCGAAAAGAACAAACAGATGTTCAAATGGCGCAACAGAAATTTCAACAAGCCCAAGCTGCGGCACTCGCATTTCAGGATAGCCGTCAGCACTAACAATAGGTTAAAGAAGAGTCAACGTTTTGGCGTTGGCTCTTTTTTAGTGAAATGGACCTAGAATAAAGATGAAAGAGTTGGTAGATACTACCTCTATTAAAATAATGAGGTGGACGAGATGGTCTTACAAGGATTTAAGAAAATCATTTGGTTGTTAATAGGAAGTACGATTTTATCATCTATTTTTAGTATTGTGATGTTAATCTTGGGCTTGAAAACTCATAATGATGTAAAGAAAATCAAGGAAATGAATATTAACAGATATCAAATTTAGTAAATCTTACGTAAGAGTGGCATGTATATTGACACTCTTTTTTATGTGAATATACTTTTAAATATACAAAAAATACCATAAAATAGAACTGTAGAATTTATGGAGAGGCAGAGATGTTTTATGAGTTTTTTTAGAGATGTAAAGTGGTTTTTTGAGGACATGCATCAAGCTAATAAGGAACTTGTTTCTGATGTAAGGCAGGTAGGGAAGGAATTTAGAAATGATATGAAGGACTTAGTGAAAGAGCATAATCCAACGCTTGGGGATGCAGTTGAAAAAACTGATAGAATTGCTCAAGCGATTGGAAATGTAATCAAAGCAAAACCATTTCCAGGGCCAATGACAACAGTTCCTGATATGAGAAAGTTATTGAAGGATACACATTCATTAATCAATCCAGGAGAGTCTACATACAAAAGAGGAGACCATTTAAAGGTAACACGCTTGGGTCTTTACACCCATCAGGGTTTATATATTGGTAATGATGAGGTCATTCATTATCAAGATGGAGAAGTGAAAGTGGATTCACTAGACTCCTTTCAAAAAGTTGGTGAGGTATCTATTGTAAACAGTGTTACAATTTACCCTATTGAAACGATCATTAATAGAGCTTTTTCCAGGCTAGGAGAAAGTAATTATAACCTAGTCTTCAACAACTGTGAGCACTTTGTCAACTGGTGTAAGAGTGGAAGTAATACAACAGATAGTATATAAAATTACGAACTCGAAGCCTTTCAAGGAATAGGTTTATTAAATAGTTTGGTGAGCCGAAGTACGAAACTAAGGACTATAATATCCAAAAGAATGCTATACCAGAATGGCTTTTGTCTGGTAGAGCTTAATGTGGAAGTTAGGATAGGTAAATTGAGATCCATTCCCTAGATAAAGAAATGGACCTTTTTAAAATTGAGTGGGTAATATAAAAACTTATATTATGCCTTTAAGATGTATATAGCCCATACCTTTAATAAAGAATGGTAATAGAGGTGTATATATTTATGGGATATATCAAGGAATTAAGAAATCTTGTTGGTCCTATGCCGTTAATCTTAAATTCCGCCGGTGTACTTCTATTTAATGGTCAAAAGGTACTTCTTCTATATAGAAAGGATACAAACGACTGGGGAATACCTGGTTGATACATGGAGGTTGGAGAAACATTTGAAGATACGGCAGTGAGAGAGCTTCGGGAAGAGTTAGATATAACTGTTAAGAATTTGCGCTTTTTTGATATATTTTCAGGACCCGAATTTTTTCATACATACCCAAATGGTGATCAGGTATATAGTGTCATCGCGATGTTTACCGCGGACCACTATGAAGGTGAAATGAAAGTTGATCATCAAGAAATAGCCTCTTATCAATATTTTTGATTTAGAAGCTTTGCCTGATAAAATAACAAAAACATCGCGTGAAATATTGAAAGTGTACAGGAAATCGCAGTAAAAATTTATAAAGAAAACAAGGGTCAGCAAGCAGAAGCATTTCTGCTTGCTGACCCTTGTTGTGGTGGTGGTTCAAGCTTCTGTTGGTCGACTTCACTATAAATCACGATAAGGAAGCACGAGAACCGTCCCGTCGCTTCAAGATTCCCCAAATGGGTCCCGTTGCTTCACCCAAATGGAAGCACGAGAACCGTCCCGTCACTTCAAGATTCGCCAAATGGAAGCACGAGAATGAACTGAACCCAAAATGTTAGACACAAGCTATTAAGCAGCTTGCTGGGTATGAGTTCGATATTGAATCGGACTCATACCTTTTAATTTTTGCTTAATCCGTTTGTGATTATAATAGTAAATATATTTCTCTAATTCTAGTTTGAAATGATCCATACTCTCAAATTCTCTTAAATAAAGTAATTCGCTCTTTAATAATCCAAAAAAGTTCTCCATTACTGCATTATCTAAACAATTGCCCTTGCGAGACATACTTTGGGTAATTCCATTCTTCTGTAAGGTGTGTCGAAACTTCTTCATCTGATAATGCCAGCCTTGATCAGAGTGAAGGATAGGGCAATCATGGTCGTCTAATTGTTGTATGGCCGTATCTAACATTTTAGATACAAGTGTGTATACTGGACGTTTCTCTAGGTTATAAGCAATAATTTCACCGTTGTAAAGGTCCAGAATAGGTGAAAGATAAAGTTTCTCGCCAAACAAATGGAATTCTGTCACATCTGTAACCCACTTCTCATTTGGCTTCGTAGCTTGGAAATCTCGCTCTAGTATATTCGGTGCGACTTCACCCACTTTTCCACGATATGAACGGTATTTTTTCATGCGAACTAAGCATTTTAAACCCATCTCATTCATTAAGCGAAGGACTGTTTTGTGATTAATTACATGACCCCGATTACGTAATTCCAGTGTGATACGTCGATAGCCATATCGACCTTGATGTTCGTCAAAGATCTGTTGGATAACCTCTTTCATTTCACTATATTTATCTGGTTTATCCATTTGTTTTACCCAATAATAATACGTGCTACGTGGCATTTCAGCGAACTTTATCAAGTCAATCACCTTAAATTCACGCCTTAATTCATAAATCACCTGTGCCTTTTCTTTTTCTGTGAGTTCTTTTCCTGAATTAAGGCTTGTAGCTTTTTTAAATATGCATTCTCCATACGAAGTTGTTCAATTTCAGCACGTAGTGCTTCTTCAGTTCCTTCTACTGGTTGATTATTCTTAGGTTGCTTTTTCATGGGTGAAGGACGCTCCTTTTTCTTCTTTTTAAGAGCGTCAATTCCCTGTGTTTCAAGTAGATTCTTCCACTTATACACTATGGCAGATGAAGAAACATTAAATACTGCAGTAACTTCTTCGATGGACGCTCCCATCTCGTTCAGATAATTAAGTACGTCCATTTTAAACTCAAATGAGTATTTTGTATAGGTTTCCTCTAAGCCAGATATACCATGATTTTGAAATTTCGCTACCCATCTGTGTAACATCGTTTTATTAACATTGTACTTTTGGGCTGTCTGCCTAATAGACTCTCCGCCTTCAAGATATTCATTTACTGCAGCTATCTTTATTTCTAAAGGGTATTTCTTCTTCATGTAAAAGTGCACCTCCAATTGTTAGTTGTTGTGTCTAACAATTGGGGTGCACATCAGAACCGTCCCCCTGCTTCCCGCCACTGCTTCGGAATTACATTTTTTGAAAATTTTTTACATTAATTCACAGAAAAGTAGGGAAATATGTCCAGCAATGTATTATTATAGTAGGGTATTTAGTTTTATATTTTTAAGGGGGAGTATGTTTGAAAAGAATGGTATCTATTCTTTTAGCTGTTCTTTTGCTTTTTCCGAATCTCTCTTATGGGATGGGTAGTGGGTCATCCTTAAGTGTAGAGGTGAAAAGTGAGTCAGAAGTAGTTGTCGATTCTGAAGAAGCCATTGAAGTAGCTGGTAATTCAGAGAAGACAGAGCAGGAAGAGTCAACGAAGGAGTCAGTATCAAAACCTACTGTAGAGGTAGAGGAAACTGACGAAGTTCCTGCTGAGGCACCAGAACAAAAACAGGATGTAGAGGGAAGTGACTCTACGAAAGCTACGAATGAAGAGCAAGAAGAAGTAGCACCTGTTAAGGAATCTGAAGAGACTGTTGAGGAGGACGCAGTAGCTTCAACGAGTGAGATTCCTGAGTTAACGGCGGTTGATGTAGTAACAGAAACAGCTAGTCCAGGAGAAAGTGTTAGGGTGAATTTTTCTTTTACGAATCCTGAGTTTATTAGTTTAGGAGAAGTAGGATTTGTGAGTCCTTCCGGAATTTATGATTGGGCTGAGTTGTATTATGACGAAACAACAGGTCAATTTGCTACTGATTTTTATGTGTCTGGGAGTATGGAACCTGGAGTGTGGACAATAGGGGAAATATGGGTAACATCTGACTATGATCAATGGCATGAAATCACAAGTGAACTTACATCTAGTGTTAGTTTTACAATAGTAAATGATAATCCCGATTATACTGCACCAGTTTTAGAAACGATTGAAGTAGTCACACCAGAGGTAGCTGTTGGTGAGGAAGTGGTTATTGCTGCTCAAGTTTCTGATGATTCTTCAGGTGTTAGTTATGTGGAAGCTGAGTTTTACAATGAAAATGGAGATAGTAGATATATTGACTTCCAATATGATAGTGCAACAGATCAATGGATTGGTAGTTATGTAGTCGAAAGTAATCACCCTCCTGGCACATGGACTTTAGGGTATGTGTGGATCTCAGATCATGCAGGGAACCCTAATTGGTATGACGAATATGAATTCCCGAATGTTTCATATATAGTTGTTAATCCAGATGGGGATTTTACCGCACCAGTCTTAGGAAACATTGAAGTTGTTACACCAGAGGTTGCTGTTGGAGAAGAGGTCATCATCACAGCAGATGTATCTGATGATCTTTCAGGTGTTTCATACGTAGAAGCTGAGTTTACGAATGAAAATGGAGACTACAGATTTATAGACTTCCAATATGATAGTGAAAAAAATAAATGGGTTGGAAGTTATGTAGTAGAAAGTAATCATCAACCTGGTACATGGACTTTATCATATGTGTGGATCTCGGATGAAGCAGGGAACACCAATTGGTATTACGAATCTGACTTACCAAGTGCTTCGTATTCGGTTGTCAATCCAGATGGTGATTTTACCGCACCAGTTTTAGAAAATATTCAAGTGGTTACACGAGAGGTAACAGTTGGACAAGAAGTCATCATTAAAGCAGAAGCATCTGATGATCTTTCTGGTGTTTATCATGTAGAAGCAGAATTTAGTGATGTGAACGGAAATTATAAATGGATTAATTTCAACTATGATTCAGAAACCAATTCATGGATTGGAAGCTATGTGGTTGAAAGTAATCATCAACCAGGAACATGGTCATTATCTTATGTTTCTTTATCTGATGAAGCAGGGAACTACTATTCATATAGTAGAGATGAATTACCGAGTATATCTTATGTGGTAAGCAATCCGGACGGCGATTTTACTCCACCGGTTCTAGAAAATGTCGAAGTAGTGACACCTGAGGTCACAGTAGGTGAAGAAGTTATTATCACTGCACAAGTTTCTGATAATCTGTCTGGAGCTTCATATTTACAGGCAGAGTTTAGTAATGGCTCAGGAAATAGTAAGTGGGTAGATTTCCAATATGATAGTGAAACAAATCAATGGGTTGGAAGCTATGTGGTTGGAGCTAATCATCTTCCAGGAACTTGGACGCTAACATACGTGGCTTTAACTGATGAAGCAGGTAACCACATCTCGTATAGTGGTGAAGAATTACCAGTAATCTCTTACGAAGTGGTTAATCCGGATGGCGACTTTAACGGACCAGTTTTAGAGAATATTGAACTAACTACACCAGAAGCGGCAGTCGGAGAAAAAGTGGTATTTACAGCACAAGTGTCTGACGATTCTTCCGGAGTTTCTGAAGTGATTGCTGAAATTAATCATGAAAACGGTGAGTATAATACGATCTCGTTTGAGTATGATGCTTCTGCAGATCAATGGGTAGGAAGCTATGTGGTTGAGAAAAATCACCGCCCAGGCACATGGACTTTATCATATCTATGGTTATATGATGTTGCGGGTAATTATCAATCATACTCACAAGAAGAATTACCAAGCCTTTCATATACAGTTGTAAATCCGGATGGCGATTTTACAGCACCAGTTTTAGACCATATTGAAGTGGTCACATCAGAAGTAGCTGTAGGTGAGGAAGTAATCATTACAGCACAAGCAACTGATGAGCAATCGGGTGTATCCTACCTTGAAGCCGAGTTTTATCATGAAAACGGTGACTATAACTGGATTAGTTTCGATTATGATTCTGAATCGAATGTATGGGTAGGAAGCTATGTGGTTGAAGCAAATCATCGCCCAGGCACGTGGACTTTATCGTATGTCTCAGTGTCTGATGAAGCAGGTAATTACAGTTGGTATGACCAAGAAGAATTACCAAGCCTTTCATACACAGTTGTAAACCCTGATGGCGATTTTACCGCACCAGTTTTAGAAAATATTGAAGTGGTCACATCAGAAGTGGCTGTAGGTGAGGAAGTCATCATTACAGCACAAGCAACTGATGAGCAATCAGGTGTCTCTTATCTTGAGGCAGAATTTTATAATGAAAATGATGATTATCAAACGGTTTGGTTTGAATATGATAGTGAAACAAACCAATGGGTTGGAAGTTATATCGTTGAGAGTAACCATCGCCCAGGTACGTGGACACTTTCGTATGTATGGGTAACTGATCATGCAGGAAATACAGTTTGGTATGGTCAAGAAGAATTACCGAGCGTTTCATATACTGTCGTAAATCCAGATGGTGACTTTACAGAGCCTGTCATCGAAAGTGTGAACATTATCACTCCAGAGGTGTCTGTTGGTGAAGAAATCATCATCGAAGCCAAAGTAACAGATACTCAATCTGCGGTTACGTTTGTTGTTGCAGGATTTGCTATTGAGTATAATGGTGACTATTTCTGGAACTATATTGAGTTTGAATATGATGAATCCAGAGATGTATGGGTTGGAACCCATATAGTAAGAGAAAATGACGTACATGGAACTTGGTTACTTGAGTCTATTCATGCTGAAGATGCAGCAGGTAATTATAGCTTCCAATATGTTGCTGATCCATCAGCGACTGTTATTGTCAATAATCCAGATGGAGACTTCCTTTCACCAACACTTGAA
Encoded here:
- a CDS encoding DUF1659 domain-containing protein, which gives rise to MATQVITGTSLRLIFEAGVDQFGEMKYKSKNYNNIKTSATPDALFATANALLGLQSLKNAGIRRFDTNDIF
- a CDS encoding DUF805 domain-containing protein, giving the protein MQWYVKVIQNYVNFDGRARRMEYWMFYLMNFLISLGLVMIEGIMGLPGIFTGLYSLFILLPSIAVTVRRLHDTGKSGWWFFISFIPIIGAIILLIFMIIEGEHGYNNYGHDPKEEA
- a CDS encoding lecithin retinol acyltransferase family protein; this encodes MSFFRDVKWFFEDMHQANKELVSDVRQVGKEFRNDMKDLVKEHNPTLGDAVEKTDRIAQAIGNVIKAKPFPGPMTTVPDMRKLLKDTHSLINPGESTYKRGDHLKVTRLGLYTHQGLYIGNDEVIHYQDGEVKVDSLDSFQKVGEVSIVNSVTIYPIETIINRAFSRLGESNYNLVFNNCEHFVNWCKSGSNTTDSI
- a CDS encoding NUDIX hydrolase, translating into MGYIKELRNLVGPMPLILNSAGVLLFNGQKVLLLYRKDTNDWGIPG
- a CDS encoding DUF2922 domain-containing protein, whose amino-acid sequence is MAKTLEMSFSTVDGKTAKMSIDNPIEPVDVVALAAAMDAIVAANVFITSGGDLVGKLGARVIERNVEDVIIG
- a CDS encoding NUDIX domain-containing protein gives rise to the protein MEVGETFEDTAVRELREELDITVKNLRFFDIFSGPEFFHTYPNGDQVYSVIAMFTADHYEGEMKVDHQEIASYQYF
- a CDS encoding CBO0543 family protein → MSTFEKMDALARQNTELVEKVIVIWKDEVVFSWRWWFGVAISVLAWVSWWVVHKKESRYRLLTAGFFVMLISLVLDSMGVQLGLWSYRYEVTPFMPAYLPYDLALMPVTIMILIQVKPRSSPVVKGIIFAALSSVIGEPGIVWLDLYKPIHWKIYYSLPIYFIIYLIAHWLTSRQQYEKL
- a CDS encoding IS3 family transposase (programmed frameshift) yields the protein MKKKYPLEIKIAAVNEYLEGGESIRQTAQKYNVNKTMLHRWVAKFQNHGISGLEETYTKYSFEFKMDVLNYLNEMGASIEEVTAVFNVSSSAIVYKWKNLLETQGIDALKKKKKERPSPMKKQPKNNQPVEGTEEALRAEIEQLRMENAYLKKPTSLNSGKELTEKEKAQVIYELRREFKVIDLIKFAEMPRSTYYYWVKQMDKPDKYSEMKEVIQQIFDEHQGRYGYRRITLELRNRGHVINHKTVLRLMNEMGLKCLVRMKKYRSYRGKVGEVAPNILERDFQATKPNEKWVTDVTEFHLFGEKLYLSPILDLYNGEIIAYNLEKRPVYTLVSKMLDTAIQQLDDHDCPILHSDQGWHYQMKKFRHTLQKNGITQSMSRKGNCLDNAVMENFFGLLKSELLYLREFESMDHFKLELEKYIYYYNHKRIKQKLKGMSPIQYRTHTQQAA
- a CDS encoding IS3 family transposase (programmed frameshift) yields the protein MKKKYPLEIKIAAVNEYLEGGESIRQTAQKYNVNKTMLHRWVAKFQNHGISGLEETYTKYSFEFKMDVLNYLNEMGASIEEVTAVFNVSSSAIVYKWKNLLETQGIDALKKKKKERPSPMKKQPKNNQPVEGTEEALRAEIEQLRMENAYLKKPTSLNSGKELTEKEKAQVIYELRREFKVIDLIKFAEMPRSTYYYWVKQMDKPDKYSEMKEVIQQIFDEHQGRYGYRRITLELRNRGHVINHKTVLRLMNEMGLKCLVRMKKYRSYRGKVGEVAPNILERDFQATKPNEKWVTDVTEFHLFGEKLYLSPILDLYNGEIIAYNLEKRPVYTLVSKMLDTAIQQLDDHDCPILHSDQGWHYQMKKFRHTLQKNGITQSMSRKGNCLDNAVMENFFGLLKSELLYLREFESMDHFKLELEKYIYYYNHKRIKQKLKGMSPIQYRTHTQQAA